The Sorex araneus isolate mSorAra2 chromosome 5, mSorAra2.pri, whole genome shotgun sequence genome has a segment encoding these proteins:
- the DNAJC5 gene encoding dnaJ homolog subfamily C member 5: protein MADQRQRSLSTSGESLYHVLGLDKNATSDDIKKSYRKLALKYHPDKNPDNPEAADKFKEINNAHAILTDATKRNIYDKYGSLGLYVAEQFGEENVNTYFVLSSWWAKALFVVCGLFTCCYCCCCLCCCFNCCCGKCKPRAPEGEETEFYVSPEDLEAQLQSDEREATDTPIVIQPASATETTQLTADSHPSYHTDGFN, encoded by the exons ATGGCCGACCAGAGACAGCGCTCACTGTCCACCTCCGGGGAGTCTCTGTACCATGTGCTCGGACTCGACAAGAACGCCACTTCAGACGACATTAAAAAGTCCTATCG GAAACTTGCCTTGAAATACCACCCTGACAAGAACCCCGATAACCCCGAGGCCGCAGACAAGTTCAAGGAGATCAACAACGCCCACGCCATCCTGACGGACGCCACCAAGAGGAACATCTACGACAAATACGGCTCGCTGGGGCTCTACGTGGCCGAGCAGTTCGGGGAGGAGAACGTCAACACCTACTTCGTGCTCTCCAGCTGGTGGGCCAAG GCCCTGTTCGTCGTCTGCGGGCTGTTCACgtgctgctactgctgctgctgcctctgcTGCTGCTTCAACTGCTGCTGCGGCAAGTGCAAGCCGCGGGCGCCCGAGGGCGAGGAGACCGAGTTCTACGTGTCCCCCGAGGACCTGGAGGCGCAGCTGCAGTCCGACGAGCGGG AGGCCACAGACACGCCCATCGTCATCCAGCCAGCCTCTGCCACAGAGACCACCCAGCTCACGGCTGACTCCCACCCCAGCTACCACACCGACGGTtttaactaa